A section of the Polynucleobacter sp. AP-Jannik-300A-C4 genome encodes:
- a CDS encoding thiamine pyrophosphate-binding protein: MKNNQTGASFLVKSLQVAGVKKIFTLSGNHIMPVYDAVFDSDIDLIHTRHEAAAVHMADAWARLTGDVGIALVTGGPGHANAISALYTAGMSESPVVLLSGHAPINQLGKGAFQEMAQADIAAPLSKASWTCQRTEDLASDIAKAIQIATSGRPGPVHLSLPTDVLESKSIESIALPTPENFKAKKMEVSNADISTIISKLQAAKKPLILTGPMMQTKAGRVKLLELENALGVPVIGMESPRGIGDPSLGALSEVLSQADCILLLGKKLDFTLKFGQSPGIDKDCIFLQVDPETEEIDRVKRAVGNRLIHMAICSVPETIEALILSKPSQAIASPAWNTAVKSAIDYRPTAWSTLNSESGKIHPVQAFRPLQAILDSNPDSVLICDGGEIGQWAQACLSAPNRVLNGVAGSIGAGLPFAVAASVAKPNVPIIAIIGDGTFGFHSAEIDTAVRYQLPFTLVIGNDAKWNAEYQIQVREYGQDRTIGCELLPSRYEKVCEAFGGFGELVLDADKVLPAAKRAIDSKLPACINVMINGLAAPNIKQI, translated from the coding sequence ATGAAGAATAACCAAACTGGCGCCAGTTTTTTAGTGAAATCACTTCAAGTTGCCGGAGTCAAAAAAATATTCACCCTTTCAGGCAATCACATCATGCCTGTTTATGACGCAGTTTTTGATTCTGATATTGACTTAATTCATACTAGACACGAGGCCGCTGCAGTTCACATGGCTGATGCCTGGGCCAGACTTACGGGTGATGTTGGCATTGCCTTGGTTACCGGCGGCCCAGGGCATGCAAATGCAATATCGGCCCTGTACACAGCTGGCATGTCTGAATCGCCAGTCGTTCTTCTATCTGGTCATGCGCCTATTAATCAACTAGGCAAAGGAGCATTCCAAGAAATGGCGCAAGCTGATATCGCTGCCCCGCTAAGCAAGGCTTCATGGACTTGCCAGAGGACCGAGGATCTTGCTTCAGATATAGCAAAGGCAATTCAGATTGCTACGTCTGGCAGACCAGGCCCAGTTCACCTCAGTCTCCCAACCGACGTTTTGGAGTCTAAATCCATCGAAAGTATTGCTCTACCAACCCCTGAAAACTTTAAAGCAAAAAAAATGGAGGTATCAAACGCCGATATCTCTACCATCATCTCTAAATTGCAGGCGGCAAAGAAGCCCTTGATTCTGACTGGACCCATGATGCAAACCAAAGCAGGAAGAGTAAAACTGCTGGAACTAGAGAATGCGCTGGGAGTTCCAGTAATTGGGATGGAGAGTCCACGCGGTATTGGCGACCCAAGCTTAGGGGCACTCTCAGAAGTGCTGAGTCAGGCAGATTGCATTTTATTGCTTGGTAAGAAATTAGATTTCACTCTCAAATTTGGCCAAAGCCCAGGGATAGATAAGGATTGCATCTTCCTCCAAGTGGATCCAGAAACTGAAGAAATCGATAGAGTAAAGCGAGCTGTAGGTAATCGTTTAATACATATGGCGATTTGCAGCGTCCCTGAAACCATTGAGGCTTTGATCCTTTCAAAGCCTTCGCAAGCGATTGCATCTCCAGCTTGGAATACGGCAGTGAAGTCAGCAATTGACTATCGCCCAACAGCCTGGTCAACATTAAACTCTGAATCCGGAAAAATTCATCCAGTTCAAGCTTTTAGACCCCTTCAAGCTATCTTAGATAGCAATCCAGATTCCGTATTAATTTGCGATGGCGGAGAAATTGGTCAGTGGGCTCAAGCATGTCTTAGCGCACCAAATCGAGTTCTCAATGGCGTTGCCGGATCTATTGGCGCTGGACTTCCATTTGCTGTAGCGGCAAGCGTAGCAAAACCTAATGTACCTATTATTGCGATCATTGGCGATGGCACTTTTGGATTTCATAGTGCTGAAATTGACACTGCCGTTCGCTATCAACTTCCCTTTACCCTGGTAATAGGAAATGATGCCAAATGGAATGCGGAATACCAAATACAAGTTCGAGAGTATGGTCAAGATAGAACCATCGGCTGTGAATTACTACCCTCGCGCTATGAAAAAGTCTGCGAAGCATTTGGGGGATTTGGTGAACTGGTACTAGATGCCGACAAAGTACTTCCTGCAGCAAAAAGGGCAATTGACAGCAAGCTGCCAGCTTGCATTAACGTGATGATTAATGGCTTGGCGGCACCCAATATCAAACAGATCTAG
- a CDS encoding FAD-binding oxidoreductase, with product MDIFIQQCQEIIGTEYVYIGEVDKAPYLTDWGKRFTGQSKAVLKPKNVHEVASLVKLCQFHKIAIVPQGGNTGLCGGATPDKTGNSVVISTARLNAVRNLDLENAAITLEAGVILSHAQETALGAGKLFPLSLAAEGSCTIGGNLATNAGGVQVLHYGNMRDLTLGLEVVTPNGDIFNGLRGLRKDNTGYSLKDLYIGSEGTLGIITAATLKLYPLPCSKATAMVGLTSVKSAIDLIELSRMKSNANLTAFELISTRALNLVTKTTKNFDSLLNTTSGWVVLLEFSSMEDGTNSQARIETLLSEAFTSGLITDAMIANSIQQSKELWSIRETIPEAQLKLGTIIKHDISLPISALPDFILSAQVKLNDLYPNASTIIFGHLGDGNLHYNLAPNSPELSEWIEENRSSINQLIHNEVYKFSGSFSAEHGIGQSKRDELPQRKSAVEIELMRTIKKALDPQNIMNPGKIL from the coding sequence ATGGATATATTTATTCAACAGTGTCAAGAAATTATTGGCACTGAATATGTTTATATTGGAGAGGTCGATAAAGCGCCTTATTTAACAGACTGGGGTAAGCGATTTACCGGACAAAGTAAGGCCGTACTAAAGCCAAAAAATGTTCACGAGGTCGCCTCCCTAGTAAAGCTATGTCAATTCCATAAGATCGCCATTGTTCCCCAGGGTGGAAATACTGGACTATGTGGTGGAGCAACACCGGATAAAACTGGTAACTCTGTTGTCATCAGCACCGCAAGACTGAATGCAGTAAGAAATCTAGACCTAGAAAATGCAGCCATCACGCTTGAAGCGGGTGTGATTCTATCTCATGCGCAGGAAACAGCCCTTGGAGCCGGCAAGCTTTTTCCGCTGAGCCTAGCCGCCGAGGGTAGCTGTACGATTGGCGGCAATCTTGCCACCAATGCAGGCGGAGTTCAGGTATTGCACTATGGCAATATGCGAGACCTCACTCTAGGCTTAGAGGTGGTGACCCCTAACGGCGACATTTTTAATGGTCTACGTGGTTTACGAAAAGATAATACGGGATACTCTCTTAAGGATTTATATATTGGCTCAGAGGGCACACTTGGAATTATCACTGCAGCCACTTTAAAACTGTATCCACTTCCCTGCTCTAAGGCTACAGCTATGGTCGGCCTAACAAGCGTTAAGTCTGCTATAGACTTAATTGAGCTTTCTAGAATGAAGTCCAATGCAAACTTAACCGCATTCGAACTAATCTCCACTCGAGCCTTGAACCTTGTCACAAAGACTACTAAAAACTTTGACTCTCTTCTAAATACCACATCTGGCTGGGTGGTGCTACTCGAATTCTCAAGCATGGAGGACGGAACTAACTCTCAGGCCAGAATTGAGACACTGCTATCAGAAGCCTTTACATCAGGCCTCATCACCGATGCGATGATTGCAAACTCGATACAACAAAGCAAAGAACTGTGGTCTATCAGGGAAACCATTCCAGAGGCACAACTAAAGCTTGGAACAATCATCAAGCATGATATTTCCCTGCCAATCTCCGCCCTCCCCGACTTTATTCTTAGCGCTCAAGTGAAGCTGAATGATCTTTATCCAAATGCAAGCACCATTATTTTTGGGCACCTGGGCGATGGTAATTTGCATTACAACCTCGCACCCAACTCTCCAGAACTTTCTGAATGGATTGAAGAAAATCGCTCCTCAATCAATCAACTGATACACAATGAGGTCTATAAATTCTCCGGATCATTCTCCGCAGAACACGGCATCGGACAGTCAAAAAGAGATGAGTTGCCACAAAGAAAAAGTGCCGTGGAGATTGAACTTATGCGCACCATCAAAAAGGCGCTAGACCCTCAGAACATCATGAACCCAGGGAAAATTCTTTAG
- a CDS encoding sulfite exporter TauE/SafE family protein — MIFDLIEPLSFALAVLIVLCAFFIFGVSGFGSSIVAVPLLVQMYPLKVVVPMMVIIDICASLYVGRKSSGDANVQELKWLFPFSLIGMVFGVFLLVRAPSEPLLLILGLFAAINGIRVLIQRNVESQDPISKWWAVPFGFFGGAFTALFATGGPVYVSYLGLRINNPKVLRATMAFAIFMLTFLRLSLMLVTGLILSWEVIGLATCLIPAAFLGIWSGSHVHTKLNNTSMRIAYGSILVFAGATLLLRQLV; from the coding sequence ATTATTTTTGATTTAATCGAACCACTCTCATTTGCGCTAGCAGTATTAATTGTTCTGTGCGCATTCTTTATCTTTGGGGTGTCAGGATTCGGATCCTCAATAGTGGCAGTCCCACTCCTGGTTCAGATGTACCCCTTAAAAGTAGTTGTGCCAATGATGGTGATTATTGATATCTGCGCCTCACTCTACGTGGGCAGGAAATCATCAGGCGACGCAAATGTTCAAGAATTAAAATGGCTATTTCCCTTTAGCTTGATAGGGATGGTATTTGGAGTCTTCTTATTGGTAAGGGCGCCCAGCGAACCATTGCTATTGATTCTTGGATTATTTGCAGCGATTAATGGCATACGTGTACTGATCCAGAGAAATGTGGAATCTCAGGATCCAATCAGTAAATGGTGGGCAGTGCCATTTGGTTTTTTTGGTGGCGCATTTACAGCCCTTTTTGCTACCGGTGGGCCGGTATATGTCTCTTACTTAGGTTTAAGGATTAACAACCCTAAAGTATTGCGTGCGACCATGGCATTTGCCATATTTATGCTGACATTCCTTCGTCTTAGCTTGATGCTTGTCACTGGTCTCATTTTGAGCTGGGAGGTTATCGGCCTTGCGACCTGTTTAATTCCAGCAGCTTTCCTCGGGATATGGTCGGGCTCTCACGTCCATACCAAGCTTAACAACACTTCTATGCGAATAGCCTATGGCTCCATCTTAGTTTTTGCTGGCGCCACATTATTACTTCGTCAGCTTGTCTAA
- a CDS encoding L-aspartate oxidase, with translation MNIAMLETDILILGSGGAGLFAALHAHQTNPNLHITIAVKGLLGKCGCTRMVQGGYNVALAEGDSVERHFMDTIEGGKWLSDQDLAWTLVSKAVERIHELENELGCFFDRNPDGTVHQKAFAGQTFDRTVHKGDLTGIEIISRLAEQVWARGIHRLEEHRALELIHSADGKSLAGVLMLNMQTGEFTLVRAKAVLLATGGGPTMYKYHTPSGDKSCDGLAMALRAGLTLRDMEMVQFHPTGMLAGPGTRMTGTVLEEGLRGAGGYLLNGNHERFMGNYDPRNERATRDIVSRSINSEIRAGRATPNGGVYIQMSHLGPDNVRQQFKGMVERCADSGFDLAGDLVEVVPTAHYMMGGLVFKKDCSTELPGLFAAGEDTGGVHGANRLGGNGVANSTVYGGIAGEEMAKWVTSQSLQECNMSEVLASIEAHESPLKKPAGDIEMIRDALAECMWDDVGISRSRDNLIQARVKLDELERQLDQMGVGDIQRQYSITWQDWMNLRNLILVSKAVTEAALSRENSRGAHYRDDFPEPGPLESSYFTAVQLSDQGLRIENRPVQFTMIKPGETILVES, from the coding sequence ATGAATATCGCCATGCTTGAAACGGACATCCTGATTTTGGGTTCTGGTGGCGCAGGGCTGTTCGCAGCTTTGCATGCACATCAAACCAATCCAAATCTTCACATCACTATCGCTGTGAAGGGTCTGCTTGGTAAGTGCGGTTGTACCCGCATGGTTCAGGGTGGTTACAACGTAGCGTTAGCTGAAGGTGACTCTGTTGAGCGTCACTTTATGGATACGATTGAGGGTGGCAAGTGGTTATCCGATCAAGATCTTGCATGGACTTTGGTCAGTAAGGCTGTAGAACGTATTCATGAACTGGAGAATGAGCTCGGTTGTTTCTTTGATCGCAATCCAGATGGGACTGTGCATCAAAAAGCATTTGCAGGACAAACCTTTGATCGCACAGTTCATAAGGGTGATCTAACTGGCATTGAAATCATTAGCCGGCTGGCTGAGCAAGTTTGGGCCAGAGGAATCCATCGTCTTGAGGAGCATAGGGCGCTCGAGTTGATTCATAGTGCTGATGGAAAGTCGCTAGCCGGTGTACTGATGCTCAATATGCAGACTGGTGAGTTCACACTAGTCAGAGCTAAAGCGGTGCTTTTGGCTACAGGTGGTGGACCTACTATGTATAAGTATCACACCCCTTCAGGTGATAAGAGTTGTGATGGCTTGGCTATGGCGCTACGCGCAGGCCTTACTCTGCGTGACATGGAGATGGTGCAGTTCCATCCAACAGGAATGTTGGCAGGGCCTGGAACTAGGATGACTGGTACTGTTCTTGAGGAAGGTCTGCGTGGTGCAGGCGGATATTTACTCAATGGCAATCATGAGCGATTTATGGGTAACTATGATCCTCGTAATGAGCGTGCTACACGAGACATTGTTTCGAGATCGATTAACTCAGAGATTCGGGCTGGTAGAGCAACGCCTAATGGTGGTGTTTATATTCAGATGAGTCATCTAGGGCCCGATAATGTCCGTCAGCAATTTAAGGGTATGGTTGAGCGTTGCGCTGATAGCGGATTTGATCTTGCTGGCGACTTGGTGGAGGTGGTGCCAACAGCACACTACATGATGGGTGGCCTAGTATTTAAAAAAGATTGCAGCACAGAGTTGCCGGGATTATTTGCTGCTGGTGAAGATACCGGCGGGGTGCATGGTGCTAATCGCTTGGGTGGCAATGGGGTAGCTAATTCCACTGTGTATGGCGGAATTGCTGGTGAAGAGATGGCCAAGTGGGTGACTTCACAATCTTTGCAAGAGTGCAATATGTCGGAGGTTCTAGCTAGCATTGAAGCTCACGAATCTCCTCTCAAGAAACCTGCAGGCGATATTGAGATGATTCGCGATGCTCTGGCAGAGTGCATGTGGGACGATGTTGGAATTTCACGTAGCAGAGACAATTTGATTCAGGCTCGAGTTAAATTGGATGAATTAGAGCGGCAGTTAGATCAAATGGGTGTCGGCGATATTCAGAGGCAGTACAGCATTACTTGGCAGGATTGGATGAATTTACGCAATTTGATCCTAGTGAGTAAGGCGGTAACTGAGGCGGCTCTCTCAAGAGAAAATTCAAGAGGTGCTCACTATCGCGATGATTTCCCCGAGCCGGGGCCATTGGAGAGTTCCTATTTCACTGCGGTGCAGTTAAGCGATCAGGGCTTAAGAATTGAAAATAGACCAGTTCAATTCACCATGATTAAGCCAGGCGAGACGATCTTAGTTGAGAGTTAA
- a CDS encoding fumarate hydratase C-terminal domain-containing protein, which yields MAHYNLPTPVSEADIRKLRINDTVTLQNTLFGIRDATQIHLFDKGRKTRFDLSGHAVIHTAPNVRKVPVSTEFPAGYQPICIGTTTSDRMERFTRPLMTENGVRMIVGKGGMREGSAAAFQEIGGVYLAIIGGTAALETTWIEQIEDVDMDDLNPESLWRFKIKDFGPLLVAMDSHGGSIYQEVKGDVARNKEAVLKSLGITS from the coding sequence ATGGCCCATTACAACCTTCCAACTCCTGTTAGCGAAGCTGATATTCGGAAACTTCGTATTAACGACACAGTAACTTTGCAAAATACTTTGTTTGGTATTCGAGATGCCACGCAGATTCACTTATTCGATAAAGGCCGGAAAACTCGATTTGATTTGAGTGGCCATGCTGTCATCCATACGGCACCTAATGTACGCAAAGTTCCGGTTAGCACAGAATTTCCAGCTGGCTATCAGCCAATCTGTATTGGCACAACTACCTCAGATCGCATGGAGCGGTTTACCCGCCCATTAATGACTGAAAATGGTGTTCGCATGATTGTTGGTAAGGGTGGTATGCGCGAAGGATCTGCGGCAGCCTTTCAGGAGATTGGCGGCGTGTATCTTGCAATTATTGGTGGCACAGCAGCGCTTGAGACAACTTGGATTGAGCAGATTGAAGACGTAGACATGGATGATCTCAATCCAGAGTCTCTCTGGCGTTTCAAGATTAAAGATTTTGGCCCTCTGCTAGTGGCGATGGATAGTCATGGCGGAAGTATTTATCAAGAAGTTAAAGGTGATGTTGCTCGTAATAAAGAGGCTGTATTGAAGAGTCTAGGAATTACATCATGA
- a CDS encoding fumarate hydratase produces the protein MQLQMKAVEEACKELYIRALKVLPDDVKAGIERLNQGETDARAQVVLKTMITNISVAEREDNLLCQDTGLPIYKVKIGRNVQLDGMELKAAIRKGCERATTEYPLRSSVVHPITRKNNHTSCGIDMPAISIDFCDDDQMLEIEMVPKGSGSENNSFLKMAIPADGINGVKAFVIESVVSAGGKTCPPTIVGVGIGGTSEQCVAMAKRAATRALGSVCSDEEGAKLEQELTAAVNKLGIGPQGLGGDGTAFAVHVELAHTHITLNPVAVNMQCHSARRARATFTPDGVTYGF, from the coding sequence ATGCAGTTACAAATGAAAGCAGTTGAAGAGGCTTGTAAGGAGCTTTATATCCGAGCATTAAAAGTTCTGCCAGATGATGTGAAGGCTGGTATCGAGCGTTTAAATCAAGGTGAGACAGATGCGCGTGCCCAGGTTGTCTTAAAAACCATGATCACCAATATTTCAGTAGCCGAGCGCGAGGATAATTTACTTTGCCAAGATACTGGCTTGCCGATTTATAAAGTGAAGATTGGTCGTAATGTTCAGCTTGACGGCATGGAGCTCAAGGCGGCGATTCGTAAGGGTTGTGAGCGTGCTACTACCGAATATCCATTGCGATCTTCTGTAGTCCACCCAATCACTAGAAAAAATAATCACACTTCCTGCGGTATTGATATGCCTGCAATCAGCATTGATTTTTGTGATGACGATCAAATGCTTGAAATTGAGATGGTCCCCAAAGGAAGTGGTTCGGAAAACAATTCTTTTTTGAAGATGGCCATTCCTGCTGATGGTATTAATGGCGTAAAAGCCTTTGTGATTGAAAGCGTTGTTTCTGCTGGAGGAAAAACTTGCCCGCCAACCATTGTTGGAGTTGGCATTGGCGGTACATCCGAACAATGTGTTGCGATGGCTAAGCGAGCTGCTACAAGGGCATTAGGTAGTGTTTGTAGTGATGAAGAGGGGGCTAAGTTAGAACAAGAATTAACGGCCGCGGTGAATAAATTAGGTATTGGCCCCCAAGGTTTGGGTGGCGATGGTACAGCATTTGCTGTTCATGTTGAGCTTGCTCATACACACATCACATTGAATCCCGTAGCTGTCAACATGCAGTGCCACTCGGCTCGTAGAGCGCGAGCAACTTTTACGCCTGACGGTGTGACTTACGGATTCTAG
- the sdhC gene encoding succinate dehydrogenase, cytochrome b556 subunit encodes MSSRPKIDLRAKSHLSYFAYACHRFSGLLLACFIPLHFLMLSQSLRGASGFERYLGLTDFWVFKFGEWALVILLAIHLVGGIRLLMIEFGPWRGLRKAWTQAAILFGIACGLLFLYLAN; translated from the coding sequence ATGAGTTCTCGACCAAAAATTGACTTACGCGCAAAGAGTCATCTCTCCTATTTTGCTTATGCGTGCCATCGTTTTTCTGGATTGCTCTTAGCTTGCTTTATTCCTTTGCATTTCTTAATGCTTTCTCAGTCTTTGCGTGGAGCTAGTGGCTTTGAGCGCTATTTGGGATTAACTGATTTTTGGGTATTCAAATTTGGTGAATGGGCACTCGTTATTTTGCTAGCCATTCATTTAGTTGGTGGGATTCGACTTCTCATGATTGAGTTTGGTCCATGGCGCGGGCTTCGTAAGGCTTGGACACAGGCAGCCATCTTATTCGGCATCGCTTGCGGCCTTCTATTTTTGTATTTAGCAAACTGA
- a CDS encoding succinate dehydrogenase: MSQAVLQAKLWYTQRISAMILGLCVSIHLIIIFYAIRGGLSAEEILGRTQGNIAFAVFYEIFVLACFVHAPIGLANILEETFSKGLLSKALSSILAVLILVLGTTAVVGVYSGGAL, from the coding sequence ATGAGCCAAGCAGTTTTGCAGGCCAAGCTTTGGTATACCCAAAGAATCAGCGCCATGATTTTGGGGCTCTGTGTCAGCATTCATCTCATTATTATTTTCTACGCAATACGCGGCGGCCTAAGTGCTGAAGAGATCCTGGGGCGCACACAAGGCAATATTGCTTTCGCTGTTTTTTACGAGATTTTTGTCTTAGCTTGTTTTGTGCATGCACCTATTGGTTTGGCTAATATCCTGGAAGAAACTTTTTCGAAGGGCTTGCTCTCCAAGGCTTTGTCTTCAATCCTCGCAGTACTCATACTCGTTCTAGGTACTACAGCGGTTGTCGGCGTGTATAGCGGAGGTGCTCTATGA
- a CDS encoding succinate dehydrogenase/fumarate reductase iron-sulfur subunit, whose product MPNSDLKVKVWRGAQEGEFVEYLVPRNPNQTVLDVVTYIQRKLDPTLSYRFACRVGMCGSCAMTVNGVARWTCRTHVSQIVEGDKLEIAPLNNLPVIKDLATDMREFFNKWKGAVGFFKGDKTRHDDFAKVEPESIERQLANAGIECIGCGVCYSSCEVVEKRPNYLGPAALNRAWTLTNDVRDVQQLDRLRAVAGDEGCHACHTHGSCTERCPKKLEPTASIAGLKKLVARAAVRGSKWGKL is encoded by the coding sequence ATGCCAAATTCAGATCTCAAGGTAAAAGTCTGGCGCGGTGCTCAAGAAGGTGAGTTTGTTGAGTATTTAGTGCCACGTAATCCAAATCAAACAGTTTTGGATGTGGTGACCTACATTCAACGAAAGTTAGACCCAACTCTCAGCTATCGCTTTGCTTGTCGAGTTGGTATGTGTGGCTCTTGCGCCATGACCGTCAACGGTGTTGCTCGCTGGACTTGCCGCACCCATGTCTCTCAAATTGTTGAAGGTGATAAGTTAGAGATTGCACCATTAAATAATCTTCCCGTAATTAAAGATCTCGCTACCGATATGCGCGAGTTCTTTAATAAGTGGAAAGGCGCTGTTGGCTTCTTTAAGGGTGATAAAACCCGTCATGACGATTTTGCAAAAGTAGAGCCAGAGTCAATCGAGCGCCAATTAGCAAATGCCGGTATTGAGTGCATTGGTTGTGGAGTCTGCTATTCCTCTTGTGAGGTGGTTGAAAAACGTCCTAACTATCTTGGCCCTGCAGCTTTGAATCGTGCTTGGACATTAACAAATGACGTGCGTGATGTGCAGCAATTGGATCGCCTGCGTGCAGTTGCCGGCGATGAAGGCTGTCATGCATGCCACACGCACGGATCCTGTACTGAGCGCTGTCCCAAAAAGCTGGAGCCTACAGCCAGTATTGCTGGCCTTAAGAAATTAGTAGCCAGAGCTGCGGTACGTGGCAGTAAATGGGGCAAGTTATGA
- a CDS encoding LysR substrate-binding domain-containing protein, with protein MSSIRILKNFLAITRHKSVAAAAKEIGLTAAAAGQQLAQLESELGVELFDRTKRSLSLNHQGRSLIEPIQDIVARYEALGSELKSELSGTIVLGALVSTLMGAFGSTLNKLKQTYPSLEVKLIAGLSSNFLDQVLEGSLDAAIVTESPYALPQNIQWTELYTEPMVLIYPTVKNAKGADPKNIANDLPFIRFERNTWTGHLVDQTIRSSKLNVKEGMELNSVEAIIELVRQGLGYSIVPKLANISWESDRQLKISELPGKTIYRKVGLLEKRKHSRQNMTQEIKKYFLEQVSTKEKPPRRVV; from the coding sequence ATGTCTAGCATTCGGATACTAAAAAACTTTCTAGCAATAACAAGGCACAAGAGTGTCGCGGCTGCAGCTAAAGAAATTGGGCTCACGGCCGCAGCAGCAGGCCAGCAACTTGCACAGTTGGAGTCTGAGCTTGGCGTAGAGTTATTTGATAGAACCAAGCGCTCACTTAGCCTAAATCACCAGGGCAGATCGTTAATAGAGCCTATTCAAGATATTGTCGCGCGGTATGAGGCCTTGGGTTCTGAATTGAAGTCCGAGCTCAGTGGAACTATTGTTTTGGGGGCTCTTGTTTCAACCTTGATGGGAGCCTTCGGCAGTACTCTCAACAAACTCAAGCAGACCTATCCCAGTCTTGAGGTAAAGCTAATAGCGGGTCTATCCAGCAACTTTTTAGATCAAGTGCTTGAAGGTAGTTTAGATGCAGCGATTGTTACTGAGTCCCCATATGCGTTACCGCAAAATATTCAGTGGACTGAGTTGTACACCGAACCCATGGTCTTGATTTACCCTACAGTTAAAAACGCAAAAGGTGCAGATCCTAAAAATATCGCAAACGACTTACCGTTTATTCGCTTTGAGAGAAACACTTGGACGGGTCATCTAGTAGATCAAACTATTCGATCAAGTAAGTTAAACGTTAAAGAGGGCATGGAACTCAATTCAGTTGAGGCCATCATTGAGCTAGTGCGCCAAGGACTTGGTTACTCTATTGTTCCCAAGCTAGCCAATATCTCCTGGGAAAGCGACCGCCAACTCAAAATATCCGAACTGCCTGGCAAAACAATTTACAGAAAAGTTGGTTTACTAGAAAAACGCAAGCACTCCCGTCAAAACATGACTCAAGAAATAAAAAAGTATTTTTTAGAGCAAGTCAGCACAAAAGAAAAACCACCCCGCAGGGTGGTTTGA
- a CDS encoding DUF3300 domain-containing protein: MVASKKARIPSRLIASLLTAALALPAAAPVAFAQNSSQQQAAKLTQAQLEALVAPIALYPDALVSQVLMASTYPLEIAEASNWVKSNANLKGDALNKALQQQNWDASVKSLVSFPPVLEMMGSQLSWTQQLGNAVLAQQSDAMNAIQALRAKAKKAGTLESNSQQTVSTQGSGSTQTIIIEPANPQVVYVPTYNPAVVYGAWAYPAYPPYAYYPPGYVAGTALLSFGVGMAVGAALWGGCHWGGGYGGGSLTVNNNNFNNFNKNTNNNWNGNRNSGSSDWKPDQQRRNANLGGAGSGNRNAERDQLRQNLQRGDMSGNRSGGDRMGDRSGADRSGNFGGGDKTASRPSSGDRFGGGGGFGDTRGARFDGGGDHFGGGHGGFGGGGFRGRR; the protein is encoded by the coding sequence ATGGTGGCATCAAAGAAAGCGAGAATACCCTCTCGCTTAATCGCAAGTCTTCTCACGGCTGCCCTAGCTCTTCCAGCTGCGGCCCCAGTGGCATTTGCTCAAAATAGCAGCCAACAACAAGCAGCAAAGCTTACGCAAGCACAACTAGAGGCCCTGGTAGCGCCGATTGCACTCTACCCAGATGCACTAGTTTCACAAGTGCTAATGGCATCGACCTATCCTTTGGAGATTGCAGAAGCCTCCAATTGGGTTAAATCTAATGCCAACCTGAAAGGTGATGCGCTCAATAAAGCATTGCAACAACAAAATTGGGACGCCAGTGTCAAATCATTAGTGTCATTTCCACCAGTGCTCGAGATGATGGGCTCCCAGTTAAGCTGGACCCAGCAACTTGGCAACGCAGTATTGGCTCAGCAATCTGATGCCATGAATGCTATTCAAGCATTGCGTGCCAAGGCGAAAAAAGCCGGCACATTAGAGTCAAACTCTCAGCAGACAGTGAGCACTCAAGGCAGTGGCAGCACTCAGACCATCATCATTGAGCCTGCAAACCCACAAGTTGTCTATGTTCCCACTTACAACCCAGCTGTGGTTTATGGTGCATGGGCCTACCCAGCCTACCCTCCATACGCATACTATCCACCTGGATATGTAGCTGGCACAGCGCTACTGTCCTTTGGTGTTGGCATGGCAGTTGGAGCGGCACTTTGGGGTGGCTGTCACTGGGGAGGTGGTTACGGCGGTGGGTCATTAACCGTAAATAACAATAACTTCAACAATTTCAATAAGAACACCAATAACAACTGGAATGGCAATCGTAATAGCGGATCTAGCGACTGGAAACCAGATCAACAGCGCCGCAATGCAAACCTAGGTGGCGCGGGCAGTGGGAACCGTAATGCTGAACGAGATCAATTGCGTCAGAACCTCCAACGTGGAGATATGAGCGGCAATCGTTCGGGCGGAGACCGAATGGGTGACCGAAGTGGCGCTGACCGCAGTGGTAATTTTGGCGGTGGCGATAAAACTGCCAGCCGGCCCTCTAGTGGAGATCGATTTGGCGGTGGTGGTGGCTTTGGCGATACACGCGGCGCTCGCTTTGATGGTGGCGGCGATCACTTCGGCGGTGGTCATGGCGGCTTTGGCGGTGGTGGTTTCCGCGGCCGCCGCTAA